The Kosakonia sacchari SP1 genome includes a window with the following:
- the ansA gene encoding asparaginase, with amino-acid sequence MQKKSIYVAYTGGTIGMQRSEHGYVPVSGHLQRQLALMPEFHRPEMPDFTIHEYEPLMDSSDMTPEDWQHIADDVKAHYDDYDGFVILHGTDTMAYTASALSFMLENLGKPVIVTGSQIPLAELRSDGQINLLNALYVAANFPINEVTLFFNNRLYRGNRTTKAHADGFDAFASPNLAPLLEAGIHIRRLGTPPAPHTTGELVVHPITPQPIGVVTIYPGISADVVRNFLRQPVKALILRSYGVGNAPQNGEFLKELQEASARGIVVVNLTQCMSGKVNMGGYATGNALAHAGVIGGADMTVEATLTKLHYLLSQDLDADAIRTAMTQNLRGELTPDE; translated from the coding sequence ATGCAAAAAAAATCCATTTACGTTGCCTACACGGGCGGTACTATCGGTATGCAACGCTCAGAACACGGCTATGTGCCGGTTTCCGGTCACCTGCAACGTCAACTGGCGCTGATGCCTGAATTCCATCGCCCGGAGATGCCTGATTTCACCATCCATGAATATGAGCCGCTGATGGATTCGTCCGATATGACACCGGAAGACTGGCAACATATTGCAGACGATGTGAAAGCGCACTATGACGATTACGATGGTTTTGTCATTCTGCATGGTACAGACACGATGGCCTACACCGCGTCGGCACTGTCGTTTATGCTGGAAAACTTAGGCAAACCGGTCATTGTGACAGGGTCACAAATCCCGCTCGCCGAACTGCGTTCTGATGGCCAAATCAACCTGCTTAATGCGTTATATGTGGCGGCCAATTTCCCGATTAACGAAGTGACGCTGTTCTTCAATAACCGTCTGTATCGCGGCAACCGCACCACCAAAGCGCACGCTGATGGTTTCGACGCGTTCGCTTCGCCTAACCTTGCGCCACTACTCGAAGCGGGTATCCATATTCGCCGTCTGGGCACGCCGCCCGCGCCGCATACCACGGGAGAGCTGGTTGTCCACCCGATTACTCCGCAGCCGATTGGCGTAGTGACGATTTATCCCGGCATTTCCGCCGATGTGGTGCGCAACTTCCTGCGCCAGCCGGTAAAAGCGCTGATACTGCGTTCTTACGGCGTAGGTAATGCGCCGCAAAACGGTGAGTTTCTGAAAGAGTTACAGGAAGCCAGCGCCCGCGGCATTGTCGTGGTCAACCTGACACAATGTATGTCCGGCAAGGTCAACATGGGCGGCTACGCCACCGGCAACGCCCTCGCCCATGCAGGTGTGATTGGCGGCGCAGACATGACAGTGGAAGCGACGCTGACAAAACTTCACTATCTGTTAAGCCAGGATCTGGACGCTGATGCCATTCGCACAGCCATGACACAAAACCTGCGCGGTGAACTGACGCCGGATGAATGA
- the pncA gene encoding bifunctional nicotinamidase/pyrazinamidase: MTQRALLLVDIQNDFCAGGALAVTEGDSTVDVANAMITWCKTRSNAIVASQDWHPAGHGSFASQHHVAPFTTGELAGLAQTFWPDHCVQNSEGAALHPLLNQKAIDAVFYKGENPLIDSYSAFFDNGHRQETALHNWLLQHGIRELVILGLATDYCVKFTVLDALQLGYEVNVITDGCRGVNLNPQDSTQAFMEMSAAGATLYTLADWQETHA, translated from the coding sequence ATGACGCAACGCGCACTGCTGCTGGTCGATATTCAGAATGATTTCTGCGCTGGCGGCGCGCTGGCTGTGACGGAAGGTGACAGCACAGTTGATGTTGCTAACGCCATGATTACGTGGTGTAAAACACGCAGCAATGCCATCGTGGCAAGCCAAGACTGGCACCCGGCCGGACATGGCAGTTTCGCCAGTCAGCACCACGTCGCGCCGTTCACGACTGGCGAACTGGCGGGATTAGCCCAAACGTTTTGGCCCGATCACTGTGTACAAAACAGCGAGGGCGCGGCGCTACATCCGTTGCTAAACCAGAAAGCCATTGACGCGGTGTTTTACAAAGGCGAAAACCCGCTGATTGATAGTTACAGCGCATTTTTCGATAACGGCCACCGTCAGGAAACCGCCCTGCACAACTGGTTGCTGCAGCACGGCATCCGCGAACTGGTAATACTCGGTTTAGCCACCGATTATTGCGTGAAATTTACCGTGCTGGACGCGCTACAACTTGGATATGAGGTGAATGTCATTACCGACGGTTGCCGTGGCGTGAACCTGAATCCGCAGGACAGCACGCAGGCGTTTATGGAGATGTCAGCGGCTGGCGCGACGCTCTATACGCTCGCGGACTGGCAGGAAACGCACGCCTGA
- a CDS encoding YeaC family protein, translating into MNLDQIVNSMTPEIYQRLATAVELGKWPDGVALTPEQKENSLQLVMLWQARNNTQAQHMTIDTNGQMVMKSKQQLKEDFGISPKPIATFKS; encoded by the coding sequence ATGAATCTTGATCAAATCGTTAACAGCATGACGCCAGAGATCTACCAGCGGCTGGCTACTGCCGTTGAGTTAGGTAAATGGCCGGATGGCGTTGCGCTGACACCAGAGCAAAAAGAGAACAGCCTGCAACTAGTGATGCTGTGGCAGGCGCGTAATAACACGCAGGCGCAGCACATGACCATTGATACCAACGGCCAGATGGTGATGAAAAGTAAGCAGCAATTAAAAGAGGATTTTGGCATTTCGCCAAAGCCGATCGCGACGTTTAAATCGTAA
- the msrB gene encoding peptide-methionine (R)-S-oxide reductase MsrB: MAHNSSEDDLKKTLTEMQFYVTQNHGTEPPFTGRFLHNKRDGIYHCLVCDAALFNSQTKYDSGCGWPSFFEPVSEDAIRYINDYSHGMQRVEIRCGKCDAHLGHVFPDGPQPTGERYCVNSASLSFTDDENGDRSQG; encoded by the coding sequence ATGGCGCATAATTCTTCTGAAGACGACCTGAAAAAAACACTGACTGAAATGCAGTTTTACGTGACGCAGAACCACGGCACTGAGCCGCCGTTCACCGGGCGTTTTCTGCATAACAAACGCGACGGGATTTATCACTGTCTGGTGTGTGACGCCGCGCTATTCAATTCGCAAACCAAGTATGATTCTGGCTGCGGCTGGCCAAGTTTCTTTGAGCCGGTGAGCGAAGACGCTATTCGCTATATCAACGATTATTCGCATGGCATGCAGCGTGTGGAAATCCGCTGTGGAAAATGTGATGCGCACTTGGGGCACGTCTTCCCGGATGGCCCGCAACCGACTGGAGAAAGGTATTGCGTCAACTCTGCTTCCCTGAGCTTTACCGACGACGAAAATGGCGATCGTTCTCAGGGTTGA